The genomic segment CGGCTCCCTTGTGCACGTGAAGCTCCGGAATCGCCTCACTCTCGCCTTCATAGCCAGCTTGCGCCTGGCTATTACGGCTCACGGGCGACCGTTCGGCTCCCTTGCGCACGTGAAGCTCCGGAATCGCCTCATTCTCGCCTTCATAGCCAGCTTGCGCCTGGCTATTACGGCTCACGGGCGACAGTTCGGCTTTCAGGACACATCTCACACTTCACACCACACTACATCCCGAGCCTCCCACCACGAACCTCTTGTCCCCCGCAACCCTACAACCTACAACCTAGCCCCTAGATCCTATCTCCTATCCCCTTTTTTACTATCCTTTATCCCATGAAACCCGTCGTTTCTTTTTTGCTTCAGCTTTCGCCCCAGACGGCCTATGGTAATCTGGAGTCCGTGGCTCGCAACCTGTCGGACGGTCTCGAGATTTTGCTGAACTACCGGAAGGTGAAGTGCTCCATCTTTATGGACGGTCCGACCATGGAAATGCTGAAGAAGACGGCGAAGCCCCTTTCCATCGGTAAAATCAAGGCCGGGGTTGACGAGGGTCTTGTTGAATTTTTGGGCGGTGGTTTTTACGACCCGATGCTTCCGCTGTTCCCGAAGGACTTGCAGGTCCGCCAGTTGAAAAAGCACCGGTCCAAGCTGAAATCCTTCTTGGGTCTGGAACCCCAGGGTTATTTCAATTCGTCCCTAGTCTGGGAAATGGGCATGATTTCTGTGCTGGAGGAGTGTGCCTTTGACTATGCGCTGGTGAGCGAGGCCGCCGTTCGGGAGGCCCTGGGCCGCAATTCTCCGGTTTCGGGGTGGTTCACTGTCGAAGACCAGGGCTCGCTGATGCGGGTGGTTCCTGTTTCTGATGAACTGTCCAAGGCTATCGGCGAAGACGACCTTCGCTGGCGGGAAATTGCGGAATCCTACAATCACGAAGAAAAGCCCGTGGTGGTGCTGCTGGACTTGCCCCCGCAGGCCGAAGAAATTGTGGGCTTTTTCGAGCGACTGGTAGATTTTGTAGAGACGAACGAGGTGCAGACCTGGCCCGTGAGCTATATCGTGAACCAGCTCCAGCCGGAAGGGGCTCTCAGCAATCTTGTTTCTGCGGGTCGCAAGCTGGGACTCCCCTTTGCGGCCAACACTTGCCGGGAGATGCTTGTCCAGCGGCCCGAAATCAATACCCTGCAAAAGGACCTGCTGAACCTGTTTCACAGGGGCAAGGGCAACCTGCAGGGCAAGGACCTGGAAAAGTTCTACGAGGAACTTCTGCCCGCCATGTCGCCGATTTTTTACCGGAACCTGCAAGACGATGAGGGCATGCGCAGCCTGAAGGTGCGCCAGTGGGGCTTCCGCTACCTGCAGAAGGCCGCCCACGACCTGGATTCCCGAATGAATTTTTCGGGCCTGCGTATAGACGTGAGCGATTTTATGCTTCAGGGCATGAAACAGATCTGGGTGGAAAATCCGGAGATTTCTTGCCTGGTGGATTATTACCAGGGGGGAATCCTCAGGCTGCTCAACCACAAGACTCCTGCCGTGAATTTGGTGAATGCCTGGCACGATGACGGCGGCCCGGCTTTGTTCCTCGCGGAATGCCTGTTGCCCAATGAGGACTTGACCACAGAGCAGATAGGCGTGCTGTTGGCCGGGCGCGACCGCCTGTTCCTGGAACATTACGATTACCAGGTGAAACGGGAAAGCGGCAGTGCCCAGGTGCAGCTGAGCGGAGAGCAGGGCTACCGTGTCGGCGAGAAACAGGGCGTTTTCTTGGTCAAGAAGGAACTGCACTTTGACAACGGGTCTCCCCGTATAGGAGTGGCTTACGAGGTGGCCAACACCACCTATCAGGAAAATCCCTGCTATTTCGGGACCTTGATGGAACTTGGACTTTTGGAGTCGGGTGAGGGTCCATGCATTGTCGCGGACGGATCCAAGGTCAAGTGGGACCGCAGGGAGCCTTTCATTTATCCGGATGCAAAGAAGTTCAAGGTTTTCGATTCTAGCCTGGATGCCGCCATAGAACTGGAATTCGAGACGCCAACGCCGGTATTTATCGGGCCGATTTTCAGTGCGTCTTCGGCGGCGGCCCCCCAGATGTTCCAGGGAATTCGTGTTTATCCTTTCTGGAAATCGTCCCTGGCCGCCTCGGAAAAATTCGAGTGCAAGATGAACATGACGCTCTCCAAGAGGTGATGCATGAGGGCGGACCTGATTGACATACAGATAGAAGATTTCGGAAACGACGTGGAAATTTCCCTGTCGGGTTCCCTGAGCAAGGCCCAGCTTTCGGCCGTTCGGGAAAAACTGGACTCCCTGATGTCTGGCCCCGGAGTGTTTTTCTTCTTGAATCTAGAGCGAGCCCATTTTGCCGTAGATGATTACTTGGAGATGTTCCTGGATTTGATGAACAAGACCAGGGAGCGAAACTCGACCATGGTGCTCCTGTTCAGGAACGAAGAACTATTGGAATATTTTTCCAGATACAAGAATATTTTTGAAATCTATGAAAGTCGCGAGGCTTACAAGAGTTCTGGTCTTTCCAAGCAGCTGAAGCAGGTGGGCGTCTATTACGGCAAAAAGACGGGACTTCGCCTGAGTCCAAGTGTGGCCATTGCGGCCGGCGTGCTGATAATGGGTTGGCTTATTACTTTGTTCTTGATCATTGCCGCCCAGGGGAAAGACATTGCCGACAAGCAGTCCCAAATTATGGCCCTGGAAAGCCAGCGGGACCGCTATGTCCAGGAAATCGACAAGCTGGAATCTTCAATTGGTCCCTTGAAAAGGCTGGGCGTGGTGGAAGATACATCCCAGCTGAATTCCTTCGGGGCTATTCGCGACTGGGTTTCTTACCTGAAGCACCTGGAGAATACCCGGCGTGAAGAATAGTCTTGGACTTTCGACGCCTGTGGCGGGGTTTGTCTTTGGACTTACCTTCGTTGTCCTTTTTTCTTTTGTTTTTTATTGGGGGCTCCAGCGCAGCGAACTGGAAAGCCTTTCCAAAAAAGAGCGGGCCCTGAGGGCCGAAATTGAACAGCTGGACGTAATCGGCAACTGGACTCTGGAATACGTGAGGATAGACCGGGCCGTAGATTTTTTGTCGGAAAAGAAACTTTCGGAAGATGCCCGCCGCCGCCTCACGGAGCAGCTTTGGCAGATATCCCATGCCTATTCCATTGACCCCCTGATGGTGCTTGCGGTGGTGGCCCAGGAAAGCCACGGCAACCCCAACGCCCGGGGCCGCATGCAGTCTGGAGCCTTTTCGGGAGCTCTCGGGCTCATGCAGATAAAGCTTGAAACGGCCCAGAAGATGGCGTGGCGGTTTGGGCTCCGGGTGAATTCCGAAGAGGACCTGTTCAAGCCCGAGGTGAACGTGACGGTGGGAACGGCCTACCTGATTCGCCTTATCGGAAAGTACGGCAACTGGAAAGAAGCCCTGGTGGCCTACAACCTGGGGCATTCCGCCGTGGACAAGCTGCTGGAGCGGGGGAGGCCCTTGCCCATGCGTTACTATGAGCGTGTCATTTCCAAGTATAAAATGCTTGTAAATCAATCTTTTTTATAAATTTAGGTTGATGGCCACCTTTAAAAATTCATTTTCAAAAATTTGGCTGCGACGCATCGTGCTGTTTCGTCACTCTAAGTGGCAAATACATCCAGTATTCGCCACTTTTCGTTCCTGCCAGCACTCGGTCTCGCTCAAATTTTTTTCATCAAAGCAATTTCCAAAGGTGGCCTTGATGAAAAAGTTTTTGCTCTTGACGATGCTTGCAGGCATTGCCGTAGCGGGAGAAGTCCGTTACGACTGTTTGCGCTTTGTCGAGGCTGGGCTTGCAAATGACCCGCAAATTGCAGAAGCCCGATTTGGAACCGAATCGAAAAAGGAAAAAATCCAGAGCCTGAAGGCCGAAGCCATTTTGCCCACCCTGGACGTTTCCATGATGGTGGGCCCCGCCCCCGGTCTTAAGGAATCTGTAGATAACTGGGGCGATACGGTTGACGTGTATGACTTTTCCAAGATGGGCCCTTTCTGGGGAGTGCAGGCCAAGTTCGTGCAGCCCCTGAACTTGGGGCAGTACCGCTCCGGCAAGCGGGCCCTGGAAGCGGATGTGCAGCAGAAGTCCTTTGCCATCGAAAACGCCCTCTTGCGAAAAGAAGTGGAACTGCAGACCTATTATTACAACTACCTGCTGGCCCTTGAAATGAAACGACTGGCCGCCGATGCCCAGAAGCGTGTAGATGAAGCCTACGAGCAGATGGAAGAAGCCCTGGACGACGACGATCCCAATGTGAGCCAGATGGACTTTTTGAACCTGAAGGCGAAAATGCATACGGTCAAGGAGGGCGTGACCGAGGCGGAGCTGGGCATGAAACGGGTGCAACTGGCTATTCGTTTTTCGCTGAACCTGCAGGATGGCGATGTTTTTGCCACAGAAGATACGGTGCTTGTCCCCCGCAAGGAAAAATTGCCGCCCTTAGAAGAGGTGCGGATGCTCACCTTGCAGAGCAATCCGGAACTGAAACAGCTTTCGGCGGGGCTAATCGCCAAGAGAACCCAGATGGATCTGGCAGAAGCGAAGCTCGCGCCGGAGTTCTTTGTGCTGGGTGAAGTGGAATACGTAAAAAGCTGGGCCGGAAACCGCAAGGTGATGCAGAAGGATGCCTTTGCCGAAGACGCCGTGAACAAGCTTTCGGGCGTTATCGGTATCGGGCTCAGGTACAGGCTGAATTTCTGGAAGCAGTGGGCGGGCTACCGCGAAGCCCGGGTAGAATACCGTGGCCTGAAAATGAAAGAAGCCTATGCGGCGGACGGCCTGATGGCCAAGGCCGAAGAACAGTATTACCAGGTGGTTGCCGCCCAGGAGAAGATGGAAGCCCTGAAAGAAAGCCTCAAGGCCTCCGAAGCCATTCTGAAGGGGGCCGCCATGCAGTACGACCTGGACAAGTCCAAGACGGGCGAACTGGTAAGCGCCTACACCCAGAACGTGACCTTGCAGAAAGATTACCTTTTTGCGGTGTGTAAGTACAATGTGGAAGTGGCGGAACTCATTGCCAGGATGGGGTTGAGTTTAAAAGACTATCAAGCCAGATTTTAAAAAGGAGTAAATCCCTATGTTTAAGAAGTTGATGATTTTGGTTGTTGGCCTTTCTCTGGTGGCCTTTGCCGCCGAAGACCCTGTTGCCGCCATCAAGAAAAAGGACGGTGAACTGCAGGCCTTGCTGAAAAAATCCAACCATACCGCCAAGGAAAAGGAGCGCGTCAAGGACTTGCTGAGCGATAGTTTCGACTTCGAGATGCTTGCCAAGAAGAGCCTTTCGGCCAAGGACTGGGACGCCCAGGACGCCGCCTCCCAAGAAAAGTTTGTGTCCGAATTCAAGCGCATGGTCCGCAACTCCAGCGCAAAACGCCTGGAACTCTACCGTGCGGATTCTACGATTTACGAACCCGCCAAGATGAAAAAGGATAACGAGGCTCGCGTGGTGGCCCACCTGTGGAACAAGGGCAAGGAAGCCGTTCTGGAATACAAGATGACCCAACTAAACGGCAAGTGGATGGCCTGGGACCTGGTCATTGACGACCTTTCTACCGCCCGTAACTACAAGGATCAGTTCAGCCAGATTCTCAAGACCAAGTCCTTTGCCGAACTGATTGACATTATCAGCAAGAAGGCCGACGAAGCGGAATAATGAGCGTCTTCAGCCTGGTCCTGATTCTTGTCGCCATCATCGCAGCAGTTGTCTTGCTGTTCCCTGTGGTGTTCCGGCTGGACTTTCACCTGACGGAATCGGGATTCGTGGCAGACCTGTTCGTGTTCAAGAAAAGGCTCTGGAACTACACGAAGGAATGGAAGGCGAAGGAGGAGCAGGAATCAGAACCGGAGCCGCCTACAGAAGAAAGGCCTGCGGAGGAGACTGCGCCGAACCCCGCACCTGAAGCTTCGAGCTCCGAACCCCGCGCCTCGAACCCCGAACCTCAAACCTCGCGCCCCGCACCTGAATCCCCGTGCCCCGAGCCTGAAGCCTCTCAAGCGGATCCTCACTTTCGTGAGGATGACGAATCCCGCGCCTCGCGCCCCGCACCTGAGGCTTCGACTTCAGAGCCTCAACCCTCAACCCCCGAACCCGAAGCCAAGAAAAGCCTGACGGAACGGGAATTCTGGACCCTGCTGCTGACTCCGGACATTGACGAACGAGGCCTGCGTTACAGCAAGAAAATCCTGAACAGCTTTTTAAACGTATTCCAAGTGCGTTTCAGGGATTGCTACGTAGAAGGAATCCGCATGGACTACAAGTCCATGGGCTATGGAGCCGCCCTGAACGCCATGCTCAAGGGCTATCCGTTTCTAGAAGATTGGGACCTGCGGATGGACTGGACCCGCGATCATGACTTGCAGTCGGCAGGCCATATCGAGGCGACCGTTAATTTGTGCAGAACGGTTTGGTTCTTGACGGTCAGTTCCGTATATGGCGGAATTTTCGCCTTTGTATTCTGGCGTCGCCGTGCAGCGGTCCTCAAGACCGGAGAACTCCCTGAACTGGGCTATGTGCGTACGAAAATCCTGAACTGGCTGGTGGAGGAATAATGCCTGCTTTGACTGTGGAACGACTGCTTGCATCCATCGGCTTCGGTAGCCGCAAGGAATCCCGCGCCCTGGTCCGCATGGGTCTGGTGGAACTGAACGGGAACGTGGTGGAAGACCCTTTTCTGGAACTCAAGGAACGGCCCGAATTCATCACGGTAAACGGTGAAGAAATCCCAACGGTGGAAAAGCTCTACGTGATGCTGTACAAGCCCGTAGATGTGGAGTGCAGCCACAACGCTCGCGATTATCCGTCGGTCTATAGCCTGCTACCGGACCGCTTTACGGCCATGGGAATCCAGACCGTGGGCCGCCTGGACGCCAATTCATCGGGACTGATTTTGCTTTCGAACCAGGGGGACTTTATCCACAAGGTGGAAAGCCCCAAGAAAGGCCTGCTGAAAAAGTACCGCGTGACTCTGGCCCGGCCCTTTACCGAAGGCCAGAAAAGCGACCTGCTGAAGGGTGTGATGCTTAAGGACGAACGCCGCCCGGTGGAAGCCAAGGAGATTTCCGTAGAGAACGGCTCCGTGGTCATTTCTATCGGCGAGGGCCTGTACCATCAGGTGCGCCGCATGTTCGCCGCCGTCGGCAATCACGTGGAGACCCTGGAGCGGGTCGCCATTGGACCGGTGCTGCTGGACAGGTCTCTGGGCACGGGCGGTTGGCGGTTCTTGACAGAAGACGAAATAAAGGCCCTCTCCTGAGAGAAGGCCTGGCTTTATCAATTCTTGATTTTGTGTCGCGGGCACGAGGCCGACTCGGGTCAGCCTTCGGAGTCCTGTGCCGTTTCCGATGCGACCTCGGGGAGGCTTTCGGCTTCGGCGGCAATGTTTTCCAACGTGTTGATCTTGTCCTTGATGTCGTTACTGAACTTGAAGGTGGGCACCAGGCGCTCCTCGATGAGGACGGTCTCGCCGGTGCGGGGGTTGCGGGCCGGACGAGCCTTGCGGGGTTTGCAGGCGAAGGTCCCGAAGCCACGGATTTCGATGGTATTGCCATCGATGAGTTTTTCACCCACCAGGTCCAGGAACTGTTCCACCACGACCTTGATGTCGTTGCGGGCTAGTCCTGTGGACTTGGCTATATCAAGAATAAGAGATTGTTTTGTTACGTTAGGCACGACTTAAATATAGGATTAACAACGAATTAGCGTATAGGTCTAGCGAAAAATAAATATTTTTTTCGGGCTTTCATTGCGGAAAATTTGTGAATAAATGTGGTAAGAATGTTGAAAGTTGTGAAAAAGCCGAAAAGGACCTCTTTTAGGCTCCGGGACAGGGAGATTTTCCCAAATACGATCCTCAGTCCTATGGACGGGGTGACGGATGCGCCTTTCCGCAGGCTCTGTCGGGTGCTGTCGGGCAACCGCATGGGCCTTCTGGTGTCGGAGTTCGTGCCTACCGACGGTGACGCCATCTTTAGGCTGGACGGCCACAAGCAGCTGAAGTTTTTTCCGGAAGAGCGTCCCTTCGGTATCCAGATTTTCGGGAGGTTTCCGGACAAGATGGCGGAAGCCGCCCGGAAAATCGCGCTGGAGCTCCATCCGGAGTTCATAGAGGTCAACGCCGGATGCCCCGCCCCGAAGGTGGCGGGGAAGGGGAGCGGCTCGGGCCTGCTTCGGGACCTGCCCCGCCTGCAGGAGATACTGCACGAGGTCCGCACCGCACTGGACCGTTCTTGCCCGGAGATGCCGCTCACCCTCAAGTGCCGTATCGGCTGGGATTCCGAAAGTATCAACGTGATGGAGACTTTGAAGATTGCCGAAGGCGAGGGAGTGGAAATG from the Fibrobacter sp. genome contains:
- a CDS encoding DUF1926 domain-containing protein, whose translation is MKPVVSFLLQLSPQTAYGNLESVARNLSDGLEILLNYRKVKCSIFMDGPTMEMLKKTAKPLSIGKIKAGVDEGLVEFLGGGFYDPMLPLFPKDLQVRQLKKHRSKLKSFLGLEPQGYFNSSLVWEMGMISVLEECAFDYALVSEAAVREALGRNSPVSGWFTVEDQGSLMRVVPVSDELSKAIGEDDLRWREIAESYNHEEKPVVVLLDLPPQAEEIVGFFERLVDFVETNEVQTWPVSYIVNQLQPEGALSNLVSAGRKLGLPFAANTCREMLVQRPEINTLQKDLLNLFHRGKGNLQGKDLEKFYEELLPAMSPIFYRNLQDDEGMRSLKVRQWGFRYLQKAAHDLDSRMNFSGLRIDVSDFMLQGMKQIWVENPEISCLVDYYQGGILRLLNHKTPAVNLVNAWHDDGGPALFLAECLLPNEDLTTEQIGVLLAGRDRLFLEHYDYQVKRESGSAQVQLSGEQGYRVGEKQGVFLVKKELHFDNGSPRIGVAYEVANTTYQENPCYFGTLMELGLLESGEGPCIVADGSKVKWDRREPFIYPDAKKFKVFDSSLDAAIELEFETPTPVFIGPIFSASSAAAPQMFQGIRVYPFWKSSLAASEKFECKMNMTLSKR
- a CDS encoding lytic transglycosylase domain-containing protein; its protein translation is MKNSLGLSTPVAGFVFGLTFVVLFSFVFYWGLQRSELESLSKKERALRAEIEQLDVIGNWTLEYVRIDRAVDFLSEKKLSEDARRRLTEQLWQISHAYSIDPLMVLAVVAQESHGNPNARGRMQSGAFSGALGLMQIKLETAQKMAWRFGLRVNSEEDLFKPEVNVTVGTAYLIRLIGKYGNWKEALVAYNLGHSAVDKLLERGRPLPMRYYERVISKYKMLVNQSFL
- a CDS encoding TolC family protein, whose amino-acid sequence is MKKFLLLTMLAGIAVAGEVRYDCLRFVEAGLANDPQIAEARFGTESKKEKIQSLKAEAILPTLDVSMMVGPAPGLKESVDNWGDTVDVYDFSKMGPFWGVQAKFVQPLNLGQYRSGKRALEADVQQKSFAIENALLRKEVELQTYYYNYLLALEMKRLAADAQKRVDEAYEQMEEALDDDDPNVSQMDFLNLKAKMHTVKEGVTEAELGMKRVQLAIRFSLNLQDGDVFATEDTVLVPRKEKLPPLEEVRMLTLQSNPELKQLSAGLIAKRTQMDLAEAKLAPEFFVLGEVEYVKSWAGNRKVMQKDAFAEDAVNKLSGVIGIGLRYRLNFWKQWAGYREARVEYRGLKMKEAYAADGLMAKAEEQYYQVVAAQEKMEALKESLKASEAILKGAAMQYDLDKSKTGELVSAYTQNVTLQKDYLFAVCKYNVEVAELIARMGLSLKDYQARF
- a CDS encoding ABC transporter substrate-binding protein, whose product is MFKKLMILVVGLSLVAFAAEDPVAAIKKKDGELQALLKKSNHTAKEKERVKDLLSDSFDFEMLAKKSLSAKDWDAQDAASQEKFVSEFKRMVRNSSAKRLELYRADSTIYEPAKMKKDNEARVVAHLWNKGKEAVLEYKMTQLNGKWMAWDLVIDDLSTARNYKDQFSQILKTKSFAELIDIISKKADEAE
- a CDS encoding rRNA pseudouridine synthase; the encoded protein is MPALTVERLLASIGFGSRKESRALVRMGLVELNGNVVEDPFLELKERPEFITVNGEEIPTVEKLYVMLYKPVDVECSHNARDYPSVYSLLPDRFTAMGIQTVGRLDANSSGLILLSNQGDFIHKVESPKKGLLKKYRVTLARPFTEGQKSDLLKGVMLKDERRPVEAKEISVENGSVVISIGEGLYHQVRRMFAAVGNHVETLERVAIGPVLLDRSLGTGGWRFLTEDEIKALS
- a CDS encoding integration host factor subunit beta encodes the protein MPNVTKQSLILDIAKSTGLARNDIKVVVEQFLDLVGEKLIDGNTIEIRGFGTFACKPRKARPARNPRTGETVLIEERLVPTFKFSNDIKDKINTLENIAAEAESLPEVASETAQDSEG